The following coding sequences are from one Streptomyces sp. NBC_01485 window:
- a CDS encoding kelch motif-containing protein, with product MTDAVGRFARRRARRFAITTGVVAVLAGMNGPWLYRFGTETYHQYAINRPEYKAADGRWQIVEFPKEYRQDTIHAVLLHTGKVLLVAGSGNNQDNFDAKRFDTRIWDPVRGTVKKVPTPNDLFCTGHTQLGNGSVLIAGGTKRYEKLKGDVTKAGGLMIVHNENPDKPITLAAGTRFTGRENRKTFVSKDPVLVPRATKVFDKKTGKFLRNDPGLGRIYVEAQKSGTEYETGTQDNYRIRGLADADGRNTYGIAQKLALDKKDFQGIRDAYEFDPVAEKYIKVDPMNEARWYPTLTTLGDGKILSVSGLDDIGQLVPGKNEVFDPATGKWTYTKKTRQFPTYPALFLTQDGKIFYSGSNAGYGPADVGRDPGIWDVAGNGFTKLPGLSDPDLMETSATVLLPPAQDERYMVIGGGGVGESPRSSARTRLVDLLDESPRFVNGPSLEKGTRYPQVSVLPDDSVLVSGGSEDYRGRGDSDILQARLYHPESNAFERVADPLVGRNYHSGSLLLPDGRVMFFGSDSLYGDAANTKPGKFEQRIEIYSPPYLYRGERPEVSGGPESIARGASGVFTSADAASIRKVRLMRPSASTHVTDVDQRSVALEFRVTGDKVTVTVPGSRNLVPSGWYMVFVDDERGVPSEGRWVRVP from the coding sequence ATGACGGACGCGGTCGGGCGTTTCGCCCGTCGGCGGGCCCGCAGGTTCGCGATCACCACGGGGGTCGTCGCCGTGCTGGCCGGGATGAACGGGCCCTGGCTCTACCGGTTCGGGACGGAGACGTACCACCAGTACGCGATCAACAGGCCCGAGTACAAGGCGGCCGACGGGCGCTGGCAGATCGTCGAGTTTCCCAAGGAGTATCGCCAGGACACCATCCACGCGGTGCTCCTGCACACCGGGAAGGTGCTGCTGGTCGCGGGCTCCGGCAACAACCAGGACAACTTCGACGCGAAGAGGTTCGACACCCGGATCTGGGACCCGGTGCGGGGCACGGTCAAGAAGGTGCCGACGCCGAACGACCTGTTCTGCACCGGCCATACGCAGCTCGGAAACGGCTCCGTCCTCATCGCGGGCGGCACCAAGCGGTACGAGAAACTGAAGGGCGACGTCACCAAGGCCGGCGGGCTGATGATCGTCCACAACGAGAACCCGGACAAGCCGATCACGCTGGCTGCGGGGACCAGGTTCACCGGGCGCGAGAACCGGAAGACGTTCGTGTCGAAGGACCCGGTGCTCGTGCCGCGCGCGACGAAGGTGTTCGACAAGAAGACCGGGAAGTTCCTGCGCAACGACCCGGGGCTGGGCCGCATTTACGTCGAGGCGCAGAAATCGGGGACGGAATACGAGACCGGCACGCAGGACAATTACCGGATACGGGGACTGGCCGACGCCGACGGGCGCAACACGTACGGTATCGCGCAGAAACTCGCCCTCGACAAGAAGGACTTCCAGGGGATCAGGGACGCGTACGAATTCGACCCGGTCGCCGAGAAGTACATCAAGGTCGATCCGATGAACGAGGCCCGCTGGTATCCGACGCTCACCACCTTGGGCGACGGGAAGATCCTCAGCGTCTCGGGACTGGACGACATCGGGCAGTTGGTGCCCGGGAAGAACGAGGTGTTCGATCCGGCCACCGGAAAATGGACGTACACGAAGAAGACGCGGCAGTTTCCCACCTATCCCGCACTGTTTCTGACGCAGGACGGGAAGATTTTCTACTCCGGGTCCAACGCGGGGTACGGGCCGGCGGACGTGGGGCGGGATCCCGGTATCTGGGACGTGGCCGGCAACGGATTCACCAAGCTGCCGGGCTTGAGCGATCCGGACCTGATGGAGACCTCGGCGACCGTGCTGCTGCCGCCCGCGCAGGACGAGCGTTACATGGTCATCGGGGGTGGGGGCGTCGGGGAGTCGCCACGGTCCAGTGCGCGGACGCGGCTCGTGGACCTGCTCGACGAGAGTCCGCGTTTCGTGAACGGCCCCTCACTGGAGAAGGGGACACGGTATCCGCAGGTCTCCGTCCTGCCCGACGACAGTGTGCTGGTTTCGGGTGGCTCGGAGGACTATCGGGGGCGAGGGGACTCCGACATTCTGCAGGCCCGCCTCTACCATCCGGAGAGCAATGCCTTCGAGCGGGTGGCCGATCCGCTGGTGGGCAGGAATTACCATTCCGGGTCACTGCTGTTGCCCGACGGGCGGGTGATGTTCTTCGGTTCCGACTCGTTGTACGGGGACGCGGCGAACACGAAACCGGGGAAGTTCGAGCAGCGGATCGAGATATATTCGCCGCCGTATCTTTATCGGGGGGAGCGGCCCGAGGTTTCCGGAGGGCCGGAGAGTATTGCCCGGGGGGCGTCCGGGGTGTTCACCTCCGCCGACGCGGCGTCCATCCGGAAAGTGCGGCTGATGCGGCCCAGCGCGTCGACGCATGTGACCGATGTGGATCAGCGGTCCGTGGCGTTGGAATTCCGGGTGACGGGAGACAAGGTGACGGTGACGGTGCCTGGTAGTCGGAACCTGGTTCCGTCCGGGTGGTACATGGTGTTCGTGGACGACGAGCGAGGGGTTCCGAGCGAGGGGCGGTGGGTGAGGGTGCCGTAG
- a CDS encoding glycoside hydrolase family 6 protein, with the protein MYVSGMYVKRGTASPLGAVLLGALLLLAGCSAGDGGGDSGNGKAEKPRNPTNAPAPTPAVTQQPKEADPFWVNPDGSAARQTAAYEKAGKTDEAAAVREIAEQPTGQWLGPENPEQEARGFTEAADRAGRTPLLVLYNIPHRDCGQYSQGGAADGAAYRAWIAAVARGIADRPALVVLEPDALLHLVDGCTPQEFHEERYDLLDDAVTALKSLKNTKVYLDAGNAGWGRPDQIFQPLRRAGLGKADGFAVNVSNFYSTEISVDYGRQLSAKVGGKHFVIDTSRNGNGPYEDGDPAERWCNPPGRALGPTPTTTTADPLVDAYLWVKRPGESDGECKGGPKAGDWWPTYALQLARG; encoded by the coding sequence ATGTACGTCAGTGGGATGTACGTCAAGAGGGGGACCGCGTCCCCGCTGGGCGCCGTACTGCTGGGCGCGCTACTGCTGCTCGCCGGATGCTCGGCGGGCGACGGCGGCGGAGACAGCGGAAACGGCAAGGCGGAGAAGCCCAGAAATCCCACGAACGCCCCCGCCCCCACCCCCGCCGTCACTCAACAACCCAAAGAGGCCGACCCGTTCTGGGTCAATCCGGACGGCTCGGCAGCCCGTCAGACGGCGGCCTACGAGAAGGCCGGAAAGACGGACGAGGCCGCCGCGGTGCGGGAGATCGCCGAGCAGCCGACCGGCCAGTGGCTCGGACCGGAGAACCCGGAACAGGAGGCCCGCGGCTTCACCGAGGCCGCCGACCGGGCGGGCCGCACCCCGCTCCTCGTCCTCTACAACATCCCGCACCGCGACTGCGGCCAGTACTCCCAGGGCGGCGCGGCCGACGGAGCCGCCTACCGCGCCTGGATCGCCGCGGTGGCCCGGGGCATCGCCGACCGCCCGGCGCTCGTCGTCCTCGAACCCGACGCCCTTCTCCACCTGGTGGACGGCTGCACCCCGCAGGAGTTCCACGAGGAGCGCTACGACCTCCTCGACGACGCCGTCACCGCCCTCAAGTCCCTGAAGAACACGAAGGTCTATCTGGACGCGGGCAATGCCGGCTGGGGCCGTCCCGACCAGATCTTCCAGCCCTTGCGGCGCGCGGGCCTGGGCAAGGCCGACGGCTTCGCGGTCAACGTCTCCAACTTCTACTCCACCGAGATCTCCGTCGACTACGGCAGGCAGCTCTCGGCGAAGGTCGGCGGCAAACACTTCGTCATCGACACCAGCCGCAACGGCAACGGCCCGTACGAGGACGGCGACCCGGCGGAACGCTGGTGCAACCCACCGGGCCGCGCCCTGGGCCCCACCCCGACGACCACGACGGCCGACCCCCTGGTGGACGCCTACCTGTGGGTGAAGCGCCCGGGGGAGTCGGACGGCGAGTGCAAGGGCGGCCCGAAGGCAGGCGACTGGTGGCCGACGTACGCACTACAACTCGCCCGCGGATAA